The genomic segment ATCCCGCGACCAGCAGCGACGCGGTGAGCAGCAGGGCGATCCGCATCCCGACAGGCTAGCGGGCGAGCGCCGTTGCGCTTGTCAGGCGCGTCGAGACCCGAAATGTTCGCTACCGTCGAGTGATGCACGAACACACCGTCCGCGCCACCACGCGCAGCGGCATCGTCGAGGGGTTCGTCCGCAACGGGGTCAACAGGTGGCGTTCCATCCCTTACGCCCGCCCGCCGGTAGGTGCGTTGCGCTTCCGCGCGCCTGCGCCCCCGCAGCCGTGGCGTGGCGTCCGGTACTGCCACGGCTTCGCCAACTGTGCACCTCAGCAGCGCCGCTACACGATGTTGGGAGTGGGCAAGTACCAGCCGATGGGCGAGGACTGCCTGACTCTCAACGTCGTCACGCCGCAGTGGTCGGGGAGCGAGCCGGACCGCGCGCCGTTACCGGTGATGTTCTTCATCCACGGCGGCGGTTACCTCATGGGCAGTTCGGCAACCCCGCTCTATGACGGTGCCGCCCTGGCCCGGCGCGGGTGCGTCTATGTCTCGGTCAATTACCGCCTCGGGGCTCTCGGCTGCGTGGACCTGTCCTCGCTGTCCACGCCGGATACCCCGATCGACAGCAATCTGTTCCTGCGCGACCTCGTGATGGCCCTGCGCTGGGTGCGCGACAACATCGGTGCGTTCGGTGGCGACCCCGGCAACGTGACGATCTTCGGTGAGAGCGCCGGCGCCCATGCCGTCGCGACCCTGCTGGCCGTTCCCGAAGCGGAAGGCCTTTTCGCCCAAGCTATTTCCGAGAGTCCCGCGTCCGGGCTGGTGAGCGGACCGGAGACGGCGGCCAAGATCGCGGGCAAGTTCGCCAAGCTGCTCGGCGCCGGCGGTGACGATGCCGCGGAAACTCTGATGCGGGCCCGGCCACGGGATCTGGTCGTGGCGCTGGACACCCTGCTCACCGAGAGCATGACCGAGATGGACGGGGCGTTCTCGCTCGGGCCGACCTACGGTGACGACGTCCTGCCCGACGACCCGGTGGCGGCCATGCGACGGGGCGCCGCCCACAAGGTGCCGCTGATCGTGGGCACCAACGCCGACGAAGGCAAGCTGTTCACCCGGTTCATGAAGCTGCTACCGACCACCGAGTCGGCCATTGAGCGACTGCTGGCCGGCGCGGAACCCGAAGCGCGACAACGTATCACCGCCGCTTACCCGGGCTATCCGCGTCCGGAGGCCTGTGTGCAGCTCGGTGGCGACTTCGCGTTCGGCACGGCCGCGTGGCAGATCGCCGAAGCGCACAGCCCGCATGCACCCACGTACGTGTACCGCTACGACTATGCGCCGCGCACCCTGCACTGGTCCGGTCTCGGGGCCACGCATGCCACCGAATTGCTGGCCGTCTTCGACATCTACCGCACGCGATTCGGCTCGGCGCTGACCGCGGCCATGGACCGCCGTTCGGCGCTGCGGGTGAGCCGCGACGTGCAGAACCGGTGGCGCCACTTCGGCCGCGCCGGTGTGCCGGGGGAGGATTGGCCCCGCTACACCGAATCGGAGCGTCCGGTGCTGGTGTTCGACCGGCACACCCGCGTCGACTACGACCCGCATCCCCATCGGCGCGAGGCGTGGGCGGGCTTCTCGTTGGCCGGCCGTTAGCCGCGACTCAATTGACACCCGTCAAGAAATGGCGGGAAAACCTTCCGGGGTGCCGGGGACGTGTCTTAGGTTGGTCGCGTGCAGACCAACGACATCGTCATCGAACGCCCGAGTGACCTGACCGCCCATTGGCTGGCCGCCACCCTCGGAGTTCCGGTGACAGGGTTCACCGTCGACCGCATCGGCACCGGGCAGATGAGCGAGTGTTATCGGGTCGGACTCACCTACGACGACGGCGCTGCCGGTCCCGCCTCGGTGGTCCTGAAGGTCGCCGCCACAGATCCGACGAGCAGGCAGACCGGGCTCGCGCTGGGGCTGTACGAGCGCGAGGTCAAGTTCTACTCCGACGTGGCGCCACGGCTCGGCGGTCCGATCGCCGAGTGCTACCACACCTCCTATGACCCGCAGACGGGCATTTTCGCGCTGCTCCTCGACGACGCGGCCCCCGCCGAGGTCGGTAACGAAATCCGCGGTGCCACAATCGCCGACGCCACCCTGGCGTTGACCGAACTCGGCCGTCTGCATGCCCCGGTGATCGGCAGCGAGAGTCTGGCCGAGGCCGAATGGCTCGTTCGGGCGGCCCCGCTGAACCAGGCCCTCGTCGGCCAGCTGTGGTCCGGCTTCGCCAACCGGTACGGCGATGCGATCACCCCCGACCAACGCCTCGTGTGCGAACGACTGGTCACCGGCTTCGACGCCTACATGGCCGACGAATCGGTGCCGGAGCGGATCAAAGGCCTGGTGCACGGCGACTACCGGCTGGACAACATGCTGTTCGGTCGCCCCGGCTCCAAACGTGACCTCACCGTGGTGGACTGGCAGACCGTCACCTGGGGCCCGGCCATGACCGACGTGGCCTATTTCATCGGCTGCGCGCTCACCATCGAGGATCGCCGGGCCCACTACGACGAGCTGCTGCGTGCGTATCACCAAGGGCTCGGCCCTGATTCGGCCATTACCGGAGACCAGGTCCGCGAGGGTGTCCGTCGTCAAAGCTTCGCGGGCGTGATGATGGCGGTGGTCTCGTCGATGCTCGTGGAGCGGACCGAGCGCGGTGACGAGATGTTTCTGACGATGCTGGATCGGCACACCAGCCATGTCCTGGACACCGGCGCACTCGACATCCTGCCGCCGCCCGCCGCCGTGGCCGCGTTGACGCCCGACCCGGCCGACGAGGGCGCCCATCAACCCGGTGATGAGCCGCTCTGGAACGAAAGCTGGTACTGGGACTTCGCCGATCCGGCACAGGGCGTCGGCGGCTGGCTGCGGCTCGGGCTGGTGCCCAATCAGAACGTGGCGTGGATCAACGCGCTGGTGTGCGGTCCCGACATGCCCACGGTCGCCCTGGTCGACTTCGAGGCGCCGCTACCCGCCGATCCCGCGGTGGCGCGGGCCGATGGTGCCGAATTGCGTCACGGCGCCATCACTCCGCTGCAGACCTACCGTGTGGAGGCGCGCGGCACCGCACAGGAATACAACGATCCGTCGGCGCTGCTGCGCGGCGAGCCGGGCCGGCCCGTCGAGTTGGCCATCGACCTCACCTGGACGACGGCGGGCACGCCGTATGCGTATCGCATCACCACGCGCTACGAGATACCGTGCACGGTTACCGGAACCGTCAGCATCGACGGACGGGTCCACCAGCTCGAGGCGGTTCCCGGACAGCGCGACCACTCCCACGGGGTGCGCGACTGGTGGAGCATGGACTGGGTCTGGAGCGCACTGCACCTCGACGACGGCACCCACCTGCACGGCGTCGACCTCCGGATCCCCGGGATGGACCCGATCAGTGTCGGCTATATCCAGCGTGCCGGCGAGCCGGTCACCGAGACGACGACGGTGACTGCGGAAGCGACGTTCTCCGACAATGGATTACCGTTGACCACCACGATCGACTACCTTCCCGGCCCGGTCCAGACGACCGTCGACGTCCGCGGTCACGCGCCCGTTCGGTTGGTGGCTCCGGAGGGTCAGGTCAGTTTCTTTCCGCGGGCGTGGGTCACCGTCGAGACGGCGGACGGCAGGACCGGTTCGGGTTGGGTGGAGTGGAACCGCAACCTGTGACAGGTTAAGCCGCTGAGCGGAACCGGTCGTGCGATTCGTCGGGCTTCGCTGTCACACCTCGCCGCTGTGCTGATCGAGGCCGCCGTGGCGCACTCGCTGTCAACCAACTCCCGATGCCGATCGCCGCGCTGACCACGGCCGAGGCGATGAGAAAGAACCACATCCAGTCAAGGGCGGCAACGGTCTTACCGATGACGGTCCACACGCTCCAGATGTCCACTGGTCTCCTGCCTCCTCTTGGCTTATCTGCTCACTGTCAACCGTAGATCGGCGGGCACGTGACCGAGCACGGCAGAGGTCGTGCAAATGATGACCAAAGTCCTTTTCTCGCAGTTGAGTTCTTACGGCTGCGCCGCGACCGGTTAGGTGCGGCACGGCGCGGGTACGCGCGGGCATGGGCAAAGACGATTTCCACAAGGGTGACAAGGTCACTTGGCAGAGCCACGGCAGCACCGCCGAAGGCACGGTGGAGGAGAAGATCACCTCGGACACCACGGCGGCCAAG from the Mycolicibacterium crocinum genome contains:
- a CDS encoding carboxylesterase/lipase family protein, which translates into the protein MHEHTVRATTRSGIVEGFVRNGVNRWRSIPYARPPVGALRFRAPAPPQPWRGVRYCHGFANCAPQQRRYTMLGVGKYQPMGEDCLTLNVVTPQWSGSEPDRAPLPVMFFIHGGGYLMGSSATPLYDGAALARRGCVYVSVNYRLGALGCVDLSSLSTPDTPIDSNLFLRDLVMALRWVRDNIGAFGGDPGNVTIFGESAGAHAVATLLAVPEAEGLFAQAISESPASGLVSGPETAAKIAGKFAKLLGAGGDDAAETLMRARPRDLVVALDTLLTESMTEMDGAFSLGPTYGDDVLPDDPVAAMRRGAAHKVPLIVGTNADEGKLFTRFMKLLPTTESAIERLLAGAEPEARQRITAAYPGYPRPEACVQLGGDFAFGTAAWQIAEAHSPHAPTYVYRYDYAPRTLHWSGLGATHATELLAVFDIYRTRFGSALTAAMDRRSALRVSRDVQNRWRHFGRAGVPGEDWPRYTESERPVLVFDRHTRVDYDPHPHRREAWAGFSLAGR
- a CDS encoding ecdysteroid 22-kinase family protein; this encodes MQTNDIVIERPSDLTAHWLAATLGVPVTGFTVDRIGTGQMSECYRVGLTYDDGAAGPASVVLKVAATDPTSRQTGLALGLYEREVKFYSDVAPRLGGPIAECYHTSYDPQTGIFALLLDDAAPAEVGNEIRGATIADATLALTELGRLHAPVIGSESLAEAEWLVRAAPLNQALVGQLWSGFANRYGDAITPDQRLVCERLVTGFDAYMADESVPERIKGLVHGDYRLDNMLFGRPGSKRDLTVVDWQTVTWGPAMTDVAYFIGCALTIEDRRAHYDELLRAYHQGLGPDSAITGDQVREGVRRQSFAGVMMAVVSSMLVERTERGDEMFLTMLDRHTSHVLDTGALDILPPPAAVAALTPDPADEGAHQPGDEPLWNESWYWDFADPAQGVGGWLRLGLVPNQNVAWINALVCGPDMPTVALVDFEAPLPADPAVARADGAELRHGAITPLQTYRVEARGTAQEYNDPSALLRGEPGRPVELAIDLTWTTAGTPYAYRITTRYEIPCTVTGTVSIDGRVHQLEAVPGQRDHSHGVRDWWSMDWVWSALHLDDGTHLHGVDLRIPGMDPISVGYIQRAGEPVTETTTVTAEATFSDNGLPLTTTIDYLPGPVQTTVDVRGHAPVRLVAPEGQVSFFPRAWVTVETADGRTGSGWVEWNRNL
- a CDS encoding DUF2945 domain-containing protein, with amino-acid sequence MGKDDFHKGDKVTWQSHGSTAEGTVEEKITSDTTAAKRTVRASKDDPQYRVRSDKSGNDAVHKPEALHRKSS